A region from the Fibrobacter sp. genome encodes:
- a CDS encoding GNAT family N-acetyltransferase, which yields MQCKVDFSQIEIRKLKGCELVSGFDCGDEDLNDFIQNEASLYRQSLLAVSYVLVEKNAPEKPLAFCSVANDKVALGDFANSTEFNRFRKKQGFPQSKRLKSYPAVKLCRLGVSNEFKGENLGTFILDFVKMFFTQDNKSGCRFLTVDAYIAAIPFYEKNGFKKLGSKNEGDPRTRLLFYDLNEIAA from the coding sequence GTGCAATGCAAAGTAGATTTTTCGCAAATTGAAATAAGAAAACTTAAGGGGTGTGAACTCGTTTCCGGCTTTGATTGCGGTGACGAGGATTTGAACGATTTTATTCAGAACGAGGCTTCCCTATATCGTCAAAGTCTTTTGGCGGTCAGTTATGTACTCGTTGAAAAGAATGCTCCTGAGAAGCCTTTGGCGTTCTGCAGCGTTGCGAATGATAAGGTTGCGCTTGGCGATTTTGCGAATAGTACTGAGTTTAATCGTTTTCGCAAAAAACAGGGATTCCCTCAATCAAAAAGATTGAAAAGTTACCCTGCGGTTAAGCTTTGCCGTTTGGGTGTTTCTAATGAGTTCAAGGGTGAAAATCTTGGAACCTTTATACTGGATTTTGTTAAGATGTTTTTTACGCAGGATAACAAGTCTGGATGCCGGTTTCTTACGGTGGATGCCTACATTGCGGCGATTCCTTTTTATGAAAAGAATGGGTTTAAAAAGCTTGGGTCGAAAAACGAGGGTGATCCTAGAACACGCCTCTTGTTTTACGACCTAAATGAAATTGCGGCCTAA